A window of Gemmatimonadota bacterium contains these coding sequences:
- a CDS encoding MBL fold metallo-hydrolase, with protein MEELPVKICLLASGSGGNSICVQNGSSSVLIDAGLTGKKIEERLRGIGFDPAGLQAVVVSHEHSDHIKGVGVLARRYGLPVWMTEGTLNASKKIFRGTEKIRVFENDEAFSIGDLSFQAFQLPHDAADPVNFSVTDGQANVTIATDMGTVTQLVYQHMRRADLLIIESNYDRQLLMDGPYPWVLKQRINSTHGHLSNDGAAEALCDLAREGLQQAVLAHLSEKNNRPDLARETCADMLQGQGIRSFPMSVAEQDRPSDIFVI; from the coding sequence ATTCGATTTGTGTTCAAAATGGTTCTTCAAGTGTGCTTATCGATGCGGGTTTGACGGGTAAGAAGATCGAAGAGCGTTTGCGAGGTATTGGGTTTGATCCAGCGGGTTTGCAGGCTGTTGTGGTGAGTCACGAGCATTCCGATCATATTAAGGGGGTGGGGGTGTTGGCGCGGCGGTATGGGTTGCCGGTTTGGATGACGGAGGGTACGCTGAATGCGTCGAAGAAGATTTTTCGAGGGACTGAAAAGATTCGGGTGTTTGAAAATGATGAGGCTTTTTCAATTGGCGATTTGTCTTTTCAGGCGTTTCAATTGCCTCACGATGCCGCTGATCCCGTGAATTTTTCTGTGACGGATGGGCAGGCCAATGTGACGATTGCTACAGATATGGGTACGGTGACGCAGTTGGTTTATCAGCATATGCGCCGCGCTGATCTGTTGATTATTGAGTCGAATTACGATCGGCAATTGCTGATGGATGGGCCTTATCCCTGGGTTTTGAAGCAGAGGATTAATAGTACGCACGGTCATTTGTCAAATGATGGGGCTGCCGAGGCGTTGTGCGATCTGGCGCGAGAGGGGTTGCAGCAGGCGGTTCTGGCGCATTTGAGTGAGAAAAATAATCGGCCGGATTTGGCGCGAGAGACATGTGCAGATATGTTGCAGGGTCAGGGTATTCGGTCTTTTCCGATGAGTGTGGCAGAGCAGGATCGTCCGAGTGATATTTTTGTTATTTGA